One window of Betaproteobacteria bacterium genomic DNA carries:
- the queF gene encoding NADPH-dependent 7-cyano-7-deazaguanine reductase QueF: MRKGTGRLSRFREKGPVPVPGSGPRESASRVLETFPNPAPGRDYAIRMEIPEFTCLCPKTGQPDFATLHLEYVPDTKCVELKSLKLYVWSFRNEGRFHEAVTNEILDDLVAATRPRFMRLSAEFLVRGGIYTTIEADYRMKGWKAPERVALE, encoded by the coding sequence ATGCGCAAGGGGACTGGTCGGCTTTCCCGCTTTCGGGAGAAGGGGCCTGTCCCCGTGCCGGGCAGCGGTCCGCGCGAATCGGCCTCGAGGGTGCTCGAGACCTTTCCCAACCCTGCGCCCGGTCGCGACTATGCGATCCGCATGGAGATCCCGGAGTTCACGTGCCTGTGCCCCAAGACGGGCCAGCCGGATTTCGCGACCCTGCACCTCGAGTACGTGCCCGACACGAAGTGCGTGGAGCTGAAGAGCCTGAAGCTCTACGTGTGGTCGTTCCGCAACGAAGGCCGGTTCCACGAGGCGGTGACGAACGAGATCCTCGACGATCTCGTCGCCGCCACGCGCCCGCGTTTCATGCGCCTGAGCGCCGAGTTCCTCGTTCGCGGCGGCATCTACACGACCATCGAGGCCGACTACCGCATGAAGGGGTGGAAGGCGCCTGAACGGGTGGCCCTGGAATAA